A single window of Malus sylvestris chromosome 5, drMalSylv7.2, whole genome shotgun sequence DNA harbors:
- the LOC126624303 gene encoding uncharacterized protein LOC126624303, which yields MAMTKATPEVEEMSPSKSNPNYKPPHLKPHRPTLSPIACYSPKLSLYILSACVTLFIILHIQSLQTQDPTSSSWSMHQWQRDTNTTTSSAAAEMTDKLRHAVTFLPLKDLRYAGPAALQGHTWFMSSMYDHQDEEGGVQYQGFPSPFSHGRLLCLKGCDNHDGSWNSYALAYPEVLPHNATLMKGLTFVSYNHYNYDNIWHGLSALVPFVGWHIKSPCKIPKRWVLYHWGEMRGRMGVWLGNLMEATFGGAQHVEVFEEVEEGRAVCFEEAVVMRHNEGGMSREKRMEVYDLMRCKARLYCNVSSNSFSLDHLEQGQQRHELERRDVIPPIGITLFMRTGPRSFKNDTAVIEIFERECAKVDGCRLMVAYANNLTFCDQVKIMSRTDVLVSPHGAQLTNMFLMNRNSSVMEFFPKGWLKLAGVGQYVYHWIASWSGMRHKGAWRDPVGDPCEFGEDDRRCMSIYKSGKIGHNETYLSQWTRDVLNEVKATKMEQAAIPSSNDACLCS from the exons ATGGCCATGACAAAAGCAACCCCAGAAGTAGAAGAAATGTCTCCATCCAAGTCCAACCCTAATTACAAACCGCCCCATCTGAAACCTCACCGCCCTACCCTCTCACCCATCGCTTGCTATTCCCCAAAGCTCTCCCTCTATATCCTCTCAGCTTGCGTCACTCTCTTCATTATTCTCCACATCCAGTCCCTCCAAACCCAAGATCCCACGTCATCATCATGGTCCATGCACCAATGGCAAAGAGACACCAACACCACCACTAGCAGCGCCGCCGCGGAAATGACCGACAAACTTCGCCATGCGGTCACATTCCTCCCGCTCAAAGACCTGCGTTACGCGGGCCCCGCAGCCCTCCAGGGCCACACGTGGTTCATGAGTTCCATGTACGACCACCAGGACGAAGAAGGAGGGGTCCAATACCAGGGATTCCCCTCGCCATTCTCCCACGGGCGCCTCCTCTGCCTCAAAGGCTGCGACAACCATGACGGCTCCTGGAACTCATACGCCCTTGCGTACCCCGAAGTCCTCCCCCACAACGCGACGCTGATGAAAGGACTGACGTTCGTGTCGTACAACCACTACAACTACGACAACATCTGGCACGGCCTGTCGGCGTTGGTGCCGTTCGTGGGGTGGCATATAAAAAGCCCGTGTAAGATCCCAAAGCGGTGGGTTTTGTACCACTGGGGGGAGATGAGGGGGAGGATGGGGGTGTGGCTGGGGAATTTGATGGAGGCTACTTTCGGTGGGGCCCAACATGTGGAGGTGTTCGAGGAGGTGGAGGAAGGGAGGGCAGTTTGTTTCGAGGAGGCGGTGGTGATGAGGCATAACGAGGGCGGGATGTCGAGAGAGAAGAGGATGGAGGTTTACGATTTGATGAGGTGTAAAGCCAGACTGTACTGTAATGTGAGCAGCAACAGCTTCAGCTTGGATCATTTGGAACAAGGACAACAACGACATGAACTTGAACGTCGTGATGTAattcctccaattggaatcacatTATTCATGAGAACGGGGCCGAGATCCTTCAAAAACGACACTGCGGTGATTGAAATCTTTGAGAGGGAGTGTGCTAAGGTGGACGGATGTCGCTTGATGGTGGCTTACGCTAACAACCTCACCTTTTGTGACCAG GTGAAGATAATGAGTAGGACAGACGTTCTGGTATCTCCGCATGGTGCGCAGTTAACCAATATGTTCCTAATGAACAGAAACAGCAGTGTGATGGAATTCTTCCCCAAAGGTTGGCTGAAGCTAGCCGGGGTGGGACAGTACGTGTACCATTGGATCGCTAGCTGGTCGGGCATGAGACACAAAGGTGCATGGCGGGATCCCGTTGGGGACCCATGCGAGTTTGGAGAAGATGATCGTCGATGCATGTCCATCTACAAGAGTGGCAAAATAGGACACAACGAGACCTACCTTTCCCAATGGACTAGAGATGTTCTCAATGAGGTCAAGGCAACTAAGATGGAACAAGCAGCAATACCAAGTTCTAATGATGCATGTTTATGTAGTTga